One region of Vespa crabro chromosome 15, iyVesCrab1.2, whole genome shotgun sequence genomic DNA includes:
- the LOC124429492 gene encoding uncharacterized protein LOC124429492 isoform X1 — MPVGGRVAGKVGIYSSHYNGNGVDIMALGKGYSGINEEIIWISIGMGITIAVLITIALCYIAREKCRKRHEGYYSS, encoded by the exons atgCCGGTCGGTGGACGTGTTGCTGGCAAAGTTGGGATTTATAGTTCCCATTACAATGGTAATGGTGTGGATATCATGGCATTAG GTAAAGGTTACAGTGGTATTAACGAAGAGATCATATGGATCAGTATCGGCATGGGTATAACGATAGCCGTGTTGATAACGATAGCACTTTGCTATATAGCACGTGAAAAGTGTCGTAAACGTCACGAGGGTTACTATTCCTCCTGA
- the LOC124429492 gene encoding uncharacterized protein LOC124429492 isoform X2, producing MPVGGRVAGKVGIYSSHYNGKGYSGINEEIIWISIGMGITIAVLITIALCYIAREKCRKRHEGYYSS from the exons atgCCGGTCGGTGGACGTGTTGCTGGCAAAGTTGGGATTTATAGTTCCCATTACAATG GTAAAGGTTACAGTGGTATTAACGAAGAGATCATATGGATCAGTATCGGCATGGGTATAACGATAGCCGTGTTGATAACGATAGCACTTTGCTATATAGCACGTGAAAAGTGTCGTAAACGTCACGAGGGTTACTATTCCTCCTGA
- the LOC124429531 gene encoding long-chain-fatty-acid--CoA ligase 4 isoform X5, giving the protein MIVEDKPEMESFWITSAINAIKALSYVYDLLTFPVYLILQRPWEKRKASRRIKARPISKSENSITYRSVDSPGPMHVKLEREKVCTLEAVLLWVSKIHGEKKCLGTRQILAEEDEVQPNGRIFKKYKMGDYKWKSFVDVERLAASFSRGLVENGLTLRKNIVIFAETRAEWMIAAHACFKQNLTVVTIYATLGDEAITHGINQTEVDTVITSHDLLPKFKRLLHVLPEVKNIIYMEDQLKPTETNGYKEGVRLMPFSDIIKVGNTSKAVTVSPKAEDTAIIMYTSGSTGVPKGVLLSHKNIVATLKAFCDAVEIKSDDVFLGFLPLAHVFELLAESVCLLTGVPIGYSSPLTMIDSSSKIQRGSKGDASVLHPTCLTAVPLILDRISKGINEKVKKSGPFKLAIFNFAYHYKLKWTKRGYDTPLFDKYIFGAAKQILGGRLRLILSGGAPLSPETHTQVKLCLCVTVTQGYGLTETCSCATVMDTYDRSIGRAGAPTTACDIRLENWEEAGYRVTNLPHPRGEIVIGGDNVSVGYYKLAEKTKEDFFQENGRQWFRTGDIGEFHPDGSMEIIDRKKDLIKLQLGEYVSLGKVEAELKTCPVVENICVYGDGSKVYTVALVVPNHHILEEIASNIGITGKTFEELCDDPLVERAVLQELIEHSKKCQLQKFEIPGAVKLCPEQWSPDMGLVTAAFKLKRKAVQERYQHEINRMYAS; this is encoded by the exons GGAGATGGAAAGCTTCTGGATCACCAGTGCGATCAACGCGATCAAAGCTTTATCGTACGTGTACGACCTGCTGACCTTTCCGGTCTATCTTATCCTTCAACGGCCatgggaaaaaaggaaggccTCAAGAAGGATCAAAGCACGTCCTATCAGCAAGAGTGAAAATTCGATCACTTACAGAAGTGTTGATTCACCCGGTCCAATGCATGTCAAGCTCGAACGAGAAAAAGTTTGTACGCTTGAGGCTGTCTTGCTTTGGGTTAGCAAGATACATGGTGAAAAAAAGTGTCTTGGTACCAGACAAATCCTTGCTGAGGAGGATGAGGTTCAACCTAACGGAAGAATCTTTAAAAAG tATAAAATGGGAGATTACAAATGGAAATCGTTCGTGGATGTTGAAAGATTGGCCGCTTCCTTTAGTCGCGGATTGGTCGAGAATGGTCTTACTCTACGTAAGAACATAGTAATTTTTGCGGAGACCAGGGCAGAATGGATGATCGCGGCCCACGCTTGTTTCAAACAAAATCTAACGGTGGTAACGATTTACGCGACACTTGGAGATGAGGCTATAACACATGGTATCAATCAGACAGAAGTTGACACAGTTATTACTAGCCATGATTTGTTACCGAAATTTAAACGACTTTTACATGTGTTACCTGAagttaagaatattatttatatggagGATCAACTTAAACCAACTGAGACAAATGGTTATAAG GAAGGAGTACGGCTGATGCCATTCTCAGATATTATCAAAGTAGGAAACACGTCTAAAGCAGTAACAGTTTCACCGAAAGCAGAGGACACTGCtattataatgtatacatCGGGTTCAACTGGTGTACCAAAAGGTGTCTTACTTAGTCACAAGAACATTGTGGCAACCTTAAAAGCATTCTGCGATGCTGTTGAAATTAAATCAGATGATGTTTTTCTCGGATTCCTACCGCTCGCTCATGTTTTCGAACTTCTTGCTGAAAGTGTATGCTTACTTACTGGTGTACCTATTGGTTATAGTTCACCTCTTACAATGATTGATTCGAGTAGCAAGATTCAACGAGGTTCCAAGGGTGATGCTTCTGTTCTTCATCCTACTTGTTTGACTGCAGTGCcg cTTATTCTAGATAGGATATCTAAAGGTATAAatgagaaagtgaaaaaatcTGGACCTTTCAAATTAGCCATCTTTAATTTtgcttatcattataaattaaaatggacAAAACGTGGATATGATACTCCTTTATTCGACAAATACATCTTTGGTGCAGCCAAGCAAATACTTGGTGGTCGATTGAGACTTATTCTCTCTGGTGGTGCACCTTTGAGTCCTGAGACTCATACTCAAGTAAAATTGTGTCTTTGTGTTACCGTTACTCAGGGATATGGTCTTACGGAAACTTGTTCTTGTGCTACTGTCATGGATA cATATGATAGAAGTATTGGAAGAGCTGGAGCTCCAACAACAGCTTGTGATATTCGTCTTGAGAATTGGGAAGAAGCTGGTTATCGAGTAACAAATTTACCACATCCAAGGGGTGAGATCGTTATAGGAGGTGACAACGTCTCGGTTGGATATTATAAGTTAGCtgagaaaacaaaagaggaTTTCTTCCAGGAAAATGGTAGACAATGGTTCAGAACTGGTGATATTGGTGAATTTCATCCTGATGGTTCTATGGAGATCATag atcgaaagaaagatttgATCAAATTACAACTAGGCGAATATGTTTCATTGGGTAAAGTCGAAGCAGAGTTAAAGACATGTCCAgttgtagaaaatatttgtgtTTATGGAGATGGAAGTAAAGTTTATACTGTAGCACTTGTAGTACCTAATCATCATATACTTGAAGAGATTGCTTCCAATATTGGCATTACTGGAAAGACTTTCGAGGAACTTTGCGACGATCCATTGGTGGAAAGAGCAGTACTTCAAGAGTTAATCGAGCATTCAAAGAAAT GTCAGTTACAAAAGTTTGAAATACCTGGCGCAGTAAAACTCTGTCCTGAACAATGGTCACCCGACATGGGTCTTGTAACAGCTGCGTTTAAACTTAAAAGAAAGGCTGTACAGGAACGTTATCAACATGAAATTAACAGAATGTATGCTTCGTGA
- the LOC124429531 gene encoding long-chain-fatty-acid--CoA ligase 4 isoform X4 yields MCSSSLKRREMESFWITSAINAIKALSYVYDLLTFPVYLILQRPWEKRKASRRIKARPISKSENSITYRSVDSPGPMHVKLEREKVCTLEAVLLWVSKIHGEKKCLGTRQILAEEDEVQPNGRIFKKYKMGDYKWKSFVDVERLAASFSRGLVENGLTLRKNIVIFAETRAEWMIAAHACFKQNLTVVTIYATLGDEAITHGINQTEVDTVITSHDLLPKFKRLLHVLPEVKNIIYMEDQLKPTETNGYKEGVRLMPFSDIIKVGNTSKAVTVSPKAEDTAIIMYTSGSTGVPKGVLLSHKNIVATLKAFCDAVEIKSDDVFLGFLPLAHVFELLAESVCLLTGVPIGYSSPLTMIDSSSKIQRGSKGDASVLHPTCLTAVPLILDRISKGINEKVKKSGPFKLAIFNFAYHYKLKWTKRGYDTPLFDKYIFGAAKQILGGRLRLILSGGAPLSPETHTQVKLCLCVTVTQGYGLTETCSCATVMDTYDRSIGRAGAPTTACDIRLENWEEAGYRVTNLPHPRGEIVIGGDNVSVGYYKLAEKTKEDFFQENGRQWFRTGDIGEFHPDGSMEIIDRKKDLIKLQLGEYVSLGKVEAELKTCPVVENICVYGDGSKVYTVALVVPNHHILEEIASNIGITGKTFEELCDDPLVERAVLQELIEHSKKCQLQKFEIPGAVKLCPEQWSPDMGLVTAAFKLKRKAVQERYQHEINRMYAS; encoded by the exons GGAGATGGAAAGCTTCTGGATCACCAGTGCGATCAACGCGATCAAAGCTTTATCGTACGTGTACGACCTGCTGACCTTTCCGGTCTATCTTATCCTTCAACGGCCatgggaaaaaaggaaggccTCAAGAAGGATCAAAGCACGTCCTATCAGCAAGAGTGAAAATTCGATCACTTACAGAAGTGTTGATTCACCCGGTCCAATGCATGTCAAGCTCGAACGAGAAAAAGTTTGTACGCTTGAGGCTGTCTTGCTTTGGGTTAGCAAGATACATGGTGAAAAAAAGTGTCTTGGTACCAGACAAATCCTTGCTGAGGAGGATGAGGTTCAACCTAACGGAAGAATCTTTAAAAAG tATAAAATGGGAGATTACAAATGGAAATCGTTCGTGGATGTTGAAAGATTGGCCGCTTCCTTTAGTCGCGGATTGGTCGAGAATGGTCTTACTCTACGTAAGAACATAGTAATTTTTGCGGAGACCAGGGCAGAATGGATGATCGCGGCCCACGCTTGTTTCAAACAAAATCTAACGGTGGTAACGATTTACGCGACACTTGGAGATGAGGCTATAACACATGGTATCAATCAGACAGAAGTTGACACAGTTATTACTAGCCATGATTTGTTACCGAAATTTAAACGACTTTTACATGTGTTACCTGAagttaagaatattatttatatggagGATCAACTTAAACCAACTGAGACAAATGGTTATAAG GAAGGAGTACGGCTGATGCCATTCTCAGATATTATCAAAGTAGGAAACACGTCTAAAGCAGTAACAGTTTCACCGAAAGCAGAGGACACTGCtattataatgtatacatCGGGTTCAACTGGTGTACCAAAAGGTGTCTTACTTAGTCACAAGAACATTGTGGCAACCTTAAAAGCATTCTGCGATGCTGTTGAAATTAAATCAGATGATGTTTTTCTCGGATTCCTACCGCTCGCTCATGTTTTCGAACTTCTTGCTGAAAGTGTATGCTTACTTACTGGTGTACCTATTGGTTATAGTTCACCTCTTACAATGATTGATTCGAGTAGCAAGATTCAACGAGGTTCCAAGGGTGATGCTTCTGTTCTTCATCCTACTTGTTTGACTGCAGTGCcg cTTATTCTAGATAGGATATCTAAAGGTATAAatgagaaagtgaaaaaatcTGGACCTTTCAAATTAGCCATCTTTAATTTtgcttatcattataaattaaaatggacAAAACGTGGATATGATACTCCTTTATTCGACAAATACATCTTTGGTGCAGCCAAGCAAATACTTGGTGGTCGATTGAGACTTATTCTCTCTGGTGGTGCACCTTTGAGTCCTGAGACTCATACTCAAGTAAAATTGTGTCTTTGTGTTACCGTTACTCAGGGATATGGTCTTACGGAAACTTGTTCTTGTGCTACTGTCATGGATA cATATGATAGAAGTATTGGAAGAGCTGGAGCTCCAACAACAGCTTGTGATATTCGTCTTGAGAATTGGGAAGAAGCTGGTTATCGAGTAACAAATTTACCACATCCAAGGGGTGAGATCGTTATAGGAGGTGACAACGTCTCGGTTGGATATTATAAGTTAGCtgagaaaacaaaagaggaTTTCTTCCAGGAAAATGGTAGACAATGGTTCAGAACTGGTGATATTGGTGAATTTCATCCTGATGGTTCTATGGAGATCATag atcgaaagaaagatttgATCAAATTACAACTAGGCGAATATGTTTCATTGGGTAAAGTCGAAGCAGAGTTAAAGACATGTCCAgttgtagaaaatatttgtgtTTATGGAGATGGAAGTAAAGTTTATACTGTAGCACTTGTAGTACCTAATCATCATATACTTGAAGAGATTGCTTCCAATATTGGCATTACTGGAAAGACTTTCGAGGAACTTTGCGACGATCCATTGGTGGAAAGAGCAGTACTTCAAGAGTTAATCGAGCATTCAAAGAAAT GTCAGTTACAAAAGTTTGAAATACCTGGCGCAGTAAAACTCTGTCCTGAACAATGGTCACCCGACATGGGTCTTGTAACAGCTGCGTTTAAACTTAAAAGAAAGGCTGTACAGGAACGTTATCAACATGAAATTAACAGAATGTATGCTTCGTGA
- the LOC124429531 gene encoding long-chain-fatty-acid--CoA ligase 4 isoform X6, which yields MESFWITSAINAIKALSYVYDLLTFPVYLILQRPWEKRKASRRIKARPISKSENSITYRSVDSPGPMHVKLEREKVCTLEAVLLWVSKIHGEKKCLGTRQILAEEDEVQPNGRIFKKYKMGDYKWKSFVDVERLAASFSRGLVENGLTLRKNIVIFAETRAEWMIAAHACFKQNLTVVTIYATLGDEAITHGINQTEVDTVITSHDLLPKFKRLLHVLPEVKNIIYMEDQLKPTETNGYKEGVRLMPFSDIIKVGNTSKAVTVSPKAEDTAIIMYTSGSTGVPKGVLLSHKNIVATLKAFCDAVEIKSDDVFLGFLPLAHVFELLAESVCLLTGVPIGYSSPLTMIDSSSKIQRGSKGDASVLHPTCLTAVPLILDRISKGINEKVKKSGPFKLAIFNFAYHYKLKWTKRGYDTPLFDKYIFGAAKQILGGRLRLILSGGAPLSPETHTQVKLCLCVTVTQGYGLTETCSCATVMDTYDRSIGRAGAPTTACDIRLENWEEAGYRVTNLPHPRGEIVIGGDNVSVGYYKLAEKTKEDFFQENGRQWFRTGDIGEFHPDGSMEIIDRKKDLIKLQLGEYVSLGKVEAELKTCPVVENICVYGDGSKVYTVALVVPNHHILEEIASNIGITGKTFEELCDDPLVERAVLQELIEHSKKCQLQKFEIPGAVKLCPEQWSPDMGLVTAAFKLKRKAVQERYQHEINRMYAS from the exons ATGGAAAGCTTCTGGATCACCAGTGCGATCAACGCGATCAAAGCTTTATCGTACGTGTACGACCTGCTGACCTTTCCGGTCTATCTTATCCTTCAACGGCCatgggaaaaaaggaaggccTCAAGAAGGATCAAAGCACGTCCTATCAGCAAGAGTGAAAATTCGATCACTTACAGAAGTGTTGATTCACCCGGTCCAATGCATGTCAAGCTCGAACGAGAAAAAGTTTGTACGCTTGAGGCTGTCTTGCTTTGGGTTAGCAAGATACATGGTGAAAAAAAGTGTCTTGGTACCAGACAAATCCTTGCTGAGGAGGATGAGGTTCAACCTAACGGAAGAATCTTTAAAAAG tATAAAATGGGAGATTACAAATGGAAATCGTTCGTGGATGTTGAAAGATTGGCCGCTTCCTTTAGTCGCGGATTGGTCGAGAATGGTCTTACTCTACGTAAGAACATAGTAATTTTTGCGGAGACCAGGGCAGAATGGATGATCGCGGCCCACGCTTGTTTCAAACAAAATCTAACGGTGGTAACGATTTACGCGACACTTGGAGATGAGGCTATAACACATGGTATCAATCAGACAGAAGTTGACACAGTTATTACTAGCCATGATTTGTTACCGAAATTTAAACGACTTTTACATGTGTTACCTGAagttaagaatattatttatatggagGATCAACTTAAACCAACTGAGACAAATGGTTATAAG GAAGGAGTACGGCTGATGCCATTCTCAGATATTATCAAAGTAGGAAACACGTCTAAAGCAGTAACAGTTTCACCGAAAGCAGAGGACACTGCtattataatgtatacatCGGGTTCAACTGGTGTACCAAAAGGTGTCTTACTTAGTCACAAGAACATTGTGGCAACCTTAAAAGCATTCTGCGATGCTGTTGAAATTAAATCAGATGATGTTTTTCTCGGATTCCTACCGCTCGCTCATGTTTTCGAACTTCTTGCTGAAAGTGTATGCTTACTTACTGGTGTACCTATTGGTTATAGTTCACCTCTTACAATGATTGATTCGAGTAGCAAGATTCAACGAGGTTCCAAGGGTGATGCTTCTGTTCTTCATCCTACTTGTTTGACTGCAGTGCcg cTTATTCTAGATAGGATATCTAAAGGTATAAatgagaaagtgaaaaaatcTGGACCTTTCAAATTAGCCATCTTTAATTTtgcttatcattataaattaaaatggacAAAACGTGGATATGATACTCCTTTATTCGACAAATACATCTTTGGTGCAGCCAAGCAAATACTTGGTGGTCGATTGAGACTTATTCTCTCTGGTGGTGCACCTTTGAGTCCTGAGACTCATACTCAAGTAAAATTGTGTCTTTGTGTTACCGTTACTCAGGGATATGGTCTTACGGAAACTTGTTCTTGTGCTACTGTCATGGATA cATATGATAGAAGTATTGGAAGAGCTGGAGCTCCAACAACAGCTTGTGATATTCGTCTTGAGAATTGGGAAGAAGCTGGTTATCGAGTAACAAATTTACCACATCCAAGGGGTGAGATCGTTATAGGAGGTGACAACGTCTCGGTTGGATATTATAAGTTAGCtgagaaaacaaaagaggaTTTCTTCCAGGAAAATGGTAGACAATGGTTCAGAACTGGTGATATTGGTGAATTTCATCCTGATGGTTCTATGGAGATCATag atcgaaagaaagatttgATCAAATTACAACTAGGCGAATATGTTTCATTGGGTAAAGTCGAAGCAGAGTTAAAGACATGTCCAgttgtagaaaatatttgtgtTTATGGAGATGGAAGTAAAGTTTATACTGTAGCACTTGTAGTACCTAATCATCATATACTTGAAGAGATTGCTTCCAATATTGGCATTACTGGAAAGACTTTCGAGGAACTTTGCGACGATCCATTGGTGGAAAGAGCAGTACTTCAAGAGTTAATCGAGCATTCAAAGAAAT GTCAGTTACAAAAGTTTGAAATACCTGGCGCAGTAAAACTCTGTCCTGAACAATGGTCACCCGACATGGGTCTTGTAACAGCTGCGTTTAAACTTAAAAGAAAGGCTGTACAGGAACGTTATCAACATGAAATTAACAGAATGTATGCTTCGTGA